In Cotesia glomerata isolate CgM1 linkage group LG1, MPM_Cglom_v2.3, whole genome shotgun sequence, one genomic interval encodes:
- the LOC123275390 gene encoding pachytene checkpoint protein 2 homolog, with the protein MINILDVEVCQKNDSTLSTNEIEELVKQELEKLESVEVDFVISVDNWSNELIKEHVESIICSCFGKKLETINKIDYSSMRFFVYRLTEEDSATETMQNDSEELAVSSHWILPCRDFYGLWENLCYDSDIKEKLLKYVETTMMFADKNVNHNIITWNKVVLLHGPPGTGKTSLCKALAQKAAIRLNQKFTRGELVEINSHSLFSKWFSESGKLVMKLFTEIKTLLEDPESLVCILIDEVESLAHARKACINGTEPSDSIRVVNSLLTQLDQIKRYKNVLIMTTSNVTEAIDLAFVDRADIKQYIGHPGEDAIAMIYYTCLKELERTGLLKDDGSQDRSVDVEPYLKSDLVPTSVGLSGRTLRKIPFLAHALHLNGIDQCTTSVFLHAMVKAVKNCKTEMLDLSDNELSLNSHQKKTNVWGLI; encoded by the exons ATGATTAATATTCTTGACGTAGaagtttgtcaaaaaaatgacAG caCATTGTCAACAAATGAAATTGAAGAATTAGTAAAACAAGAACTAGAAAAATTGGAGAGCGTTGAAGTTGATTTTGTAATATCTGTTGATAATTGGTCAAATGAACTAATTAAAGAACATGTCGAGTCAATAATCTGTTCCTGTTTTGGTAAAAAG CTAGAAacaatcaataaaattgattactcATCGATGAGATTTTTCGTTTATCGTTTGACTGAAGAAGATTCTGCTACTGAAACAATGCAGAATGATTCTGAAGAGTTGGCTGTCTCGTCTCACTGGATTTTACCTTGTAGAGATTTTTACGGACTGTGGGAGAATTTGTGCTATGATTCAGACATAAAAGAAAag CTTTTGAAATACGTCGAAACAACGATGATGTTTGCAGATAAAAACGTCAATCACAATATTATTACTTGGAACAAAGTAGTATTATTGCATGGACCACCTGGAACTGGAAAAACGAGTCTCTGTAAAGCACTAGCACAAAAAGCAGCGATAAGacttaatcaaaaatttacacGTGGAGAATTAGTAGAGATAAACAGTCATAGTTTATTCTCTAAATGGTTTTCAgag agcGGTAAATTGGTAATGAAACTTTTCACCGAGATCAAAACACTCCTGGAAGACCCAGAATCATTAGTTTGTATTTTAATCGATGAAGTTGAATCACTAGCACATGCTCGTAAAGCTTGTATAAATGGTACAGAGCCTAGTGACTCAATACGAGTTGTAAATTCATTGCTAACTCAGCTGGATCAGATAAAACGATACAAGAACGTACTTATTATGACAACTAGTAATGTAACAGAAGCTATTGATTTGGCTTTTGTTGATCGAGCTgatattaaacaatatattgGTCACCCTGGAGAAGATGCTATAGCAATGATTTATTATACGTGCCTAAAAGAATTAGAAagg ACCGGTCTTTTAAAGGATGATGGAAGTCAGGATAGATCGGTAGACGTTGAGCCATACTTGAAATCAGATCTAGTGCCTACGAGTGTTGGCTTGAGTGGCAGAACGCTCAGAAAAATCCCATTTCTAGCTCACGCATTGCATCTAAATGGAATCGATCAATGTACAACATCAGTATTTTTACATGCCATGGTAAAAGccgtaaaaaattgcaaaaccGAAATGCTAGACCTATCAGACAATGAACTGTCACTAAACAGtcaccaaaaaaaaacaaatgtaTGGGGTTTGATATGA